A stretch of Aristophania vespae DNA encodes these proteins:
- a CDS encoding DUF4412 domain-containing protein: protein MINYFNKKLLWRGSATASLFMVTASVFIGSAFAGALTDHPRLSPTRDVIVTYRFRAGDDPQEAARMSEVKVSFAASGDRLRIDHQNHQIATLLDRPSQKVTIVNMTNKTYAQLMPLHGLRNPFLLDLNMHYKAGDRTRVSGYPCQNWAIESEEGKAQACVTDDGVILSEKGVDADGITGQLEAINVEYRDIPASAFQPPADFNKLEPKLRREKGSENPVPEMSVPHAKSAAEAPGAEIVPVNPEGNIPDTTQPHVANDSANDGSVSHADQPGLNK, encoded by the coding sequence GTGATAAATTATTTTAATAAAAAATTATTATGGCGTGGCTCAGCTACTGCATCCTTATTTATGGTAACTGCTTCCGTTTTTATTGGCTCGGCTTTTGCTGGTGCCTTAACTGACCATCCGAGGCTTTCTCCTACACGCGATGTTATAGTAACTTATCGCTTTAGGGCAGGAGATGATCCTCAAGAAGCAGCAAGAATGAGCGAAGTTAAAGTATCTTTTGCTGCTTCAGGGGATCGGTTGCGTATTGACCACCAGAATCATCAAATAGCGACTTTGCTTGATCGTCCTTCTCAGAAGGTTACGATTGTGAATATGACTAACAAGACTTATGCTCAACTTATGCCTTTGCATGGGCTGCGCAATCCTTTTTTACTCGATTTGAATATGCATTATAAAGCCGGCGACCGGACACGCGTCTCGGGCTATCCCTGCCAAAACTGGGCTATTGAGAGTGAAGAAGGAAAAGCTCAGGCTTGTGTTACAGATGATGGTGTTATCCTGTCTGAAAAAGGGGTCGATGCAGACGGGATTACAGGCCAGTTAGAAGCGATAAATGTTGAATATCGTGATATCCCGGCCTCAGCTTTTCAGCCTCCTGCTGACTTTAATAAACTTGAGCCGAAATTAAGAAGGGAAAAAGGATCTGAAAATCCTGTGCCGGAAATGAGTGTGCCACACGCTAAAAGTGCTGCTGAGGCTCCAGGGGCTGAAATAGTGCCCGTCAATCCCGAAGGGAATATTCCAGACACGACCCAACCCCATGTCGCTAATGATTCAGCAAATGATGGCAGTGTGTCGCACGCTGATCAACCGGGATTAAATAAATGA
- the bcp gene encoding thioredoxin-dependent thiol peroxidase, whose amino-acid sequence MTVSTLKIGDKAPSFTLAGIGPEGEVKIESSALLGKPYLIYFYPKALTSGCTTQACALRDALPDLRIPQGLELPVFGISPDPLKKLSRFSEKEKLNFTLLSDEDHALAESYGVWVSKTLYGRFFMGIERSSFLIDEKGFISALKRKIRPAEQVEWTKTSLAQLSS is encoded by the coding sequence ATGACAGTTTCAACTCTAAAAATTGGTGATAAAGCTCCCTCTTTTACGCTGGCAGGTATTGGCCCTGAGGGTGAAGTCAAAATTGAAAGCTCAGCTCTTTTAGGCAAGCCTTATCTGATTTATTTTTATCCCAAGGCACTGACGTCTGGTTGTACTACTCAGGCCTGTGCCCTGCGTGACGCATTACCTGATTTGAGGATCCCTCAAGGTTTGGAGCTTCCTGTTTTTGGCATTAGTCCTGATCCTCTAAAAAAATTGAGTCGTTTTAGTGAAAAAGAAAAACTCAATTTCACGCTTTTATCAGATGAAGATCATGCCCTGGCTGAATCCTATGGCGTGTGGGTTTCCAAAACACTTTATGGCCGCTTTTTTATGGGTATTGAGAGAAGCTCTTTTCTTATCGATGAAAAGGGTTTTATTTCAGCGCTAAAACGTAAAATTCGTCCTGCTGAGCAGGTGGAGTGGACCAAAACCTCCTTAGCACAGCTTTCTTCATAA